A segment of the Trifolium pratense cultivar HEN17-A07 linkage group LG7, ARS_RC_1.1, whole genome shotgun sequence genome:
TTTGCGACATTGGCAGGTAGGTCTAGCCAATAGGCACCATCAGTGTTAGGATCTTGAGGAAGGTTAGTTCCATTTTGTGCTATTGGAACAGGATTTGACTCGTCGCCTTTCTTGTATAGTAAGGCACCATTGGAGAAAAACCAATTAACCGAGGAAGGTAAGTATTCTTCAGCAGAATTTAAGTATAGAAATGGAGAGTAAGATTGGAGTATTGCCTCGATTTGCTTTTTATTCGGCATGATTTTTGATATAGCATTGAGATTCTTCAAACATGAAATTGATGGAGGGTTAGTGTTTCCACCGTTTTGTGCAATGAAGGTACCAACACGAACACCGGGAGCTTGAGTTCCTCTATTGATTGGTCTAACATCATAGAAATTTAAGTTGTTTGATCCCCATATCCACGAAGAAGACTCGCATTGGTCTGTGAGGTCGGATCTTACACACATGATTTTGTTAAGTGAAGGTTTATCTTGTGTTGTGGTGACAACATGGCCTAAAGCTTTGTAGCCATTTGGTGGTATTGGTAACCAAATATACAAAGTGGAATCTTTTGTAGCCGTGTTCGACACAAGTGTGTAATCAACCGGcggttttaatgttttatttgtGGTACTTGAAGAAACATCCTTTGCTACAAGAACATATCCAAAAAGAGGTTTGTTGTTTGGTTGGCTGTAGCTACCTAACATAGAGAATCCTTGAGGTATTCCTGTTGGTTCGTACACGGAGACGCCTTGGTTTTCCGGGCCACCGTCGTATGCACCCCATACTTTGCTGAAATTTGATGCTTGAGACACTTGCAGCCCACCTAGATTGAGGACTCCGCCTGCAAATCCGTTACCTGCGTGTCGCAATTCAACACTAGGTATAATTAATCTGCATTCACTAGAATAGAATGTACCTTATTTAAGAGGACAGAAAATGAAAATCACATAATGGTTACCTTCTGGCCAAGAAGTTGGTGTAATTGGAAGCTTGAATGTGTAGTCAATGGGGCGAGAGCGGGACGGGGGTCGCTTTTTCCTGAAGATGCTCTTTTTGCCGAAGATGCTCTTATTCTCTGCATACAAAAACATGGTAAGACAATTACATGCTCTTATTCTCTGCATACAAAAACATGGTAAGACAATTACATGACGTGTCTAACTCATCTTACAAAAtccgacttgtaaggtgatgagTGTCTTACCTATAAATTCTTTTTTAGACCTTATCTATTTTCAATGTATGATTTGGAGATGAACTACTAGTTTGGCTACATAAATAATCTTCTAAATATTGTTGAACTTCCATTATACACCAAGCTGCTCAATCAATTAAGGACTAGTTTCTGTGTGTGAATCTGATTTCCGTTAAGAATCTATGAGACATCAAAATTAATCTTGCATGAAACATCTTGTGGTTGTGaaattatcattatcatcattgtatatttatttttgaaaaaataaaataaaatacatctATCATGATATGATATAGAATTGGATAAATATAATGGTACACAtttatgttatcatgtgtgtGATGCCGATGCGCATAAACAGGATAACATTATTACTCTATtgtaatataatatttttgataCACATGCACCTCATAATACATGATATGATATATATCATATTTAAAAGACCAAATTATTCTATGAAACAATTATATATTAGCTTTCcaaaatttatttgtaatacttttaatttcataaattaacaaaaaatactaaaattattaaataattattataataaacaatttcatttttattttaaaataatgagGAATTAAATAAATCtatagtatattttaatttaaaattgacgATTTTACTCACTCAAGTTTATggtataaatttttaattagtttatggGATATGAAGTATAGGAATATAAACAAGGATAGGGGGTGTACATCATTATTTGTAGGGAGGCCCGGATAACATAGTTAAGCCCATTTTGTCAAAGGTTTTTTGAGAATTTCTTTTCACACCCCGTACTACTTCTCACACGCCTCCCATTTTGAggaaaaacttttaaaatggtgtagtttttttttttttttttgtgtaaacaTCAGGATTAAAATCTGATCCGTGAGGAGAATATTTTTTGCTATACATGGTTCATAATCATTGATTATTGTTAAACTATATGCATAAAAGATCTTGCGTGCACGTTATTAACGATAAACCTAACTTGAAGTGTAAGTTCCAACTAGAGGAACCCGTGTGTAGGTTATTATCGTACGAGTTGTCTTAAAGTGAGGCATTGTTATTTCAACAATCGTTGTTAATTTACCtaacacaaataaaaattaaccacatgtaataatatacatacatataaGAATCTCGGACGTGCGATGATTTATAAGTAGAAATGTTCTCAAGTCCTGATCCTACATGTCGGTTTTAAAGGATTTTGTTAGGTCAAAAACCCAATTCTAACATTCACAGACAAAGAAGATAATTTTTAGGTGGAACCTACGCTACTCCttgataatatttaaaaatacaaatcacATAAGTAAATTTACATGTGTAtccgtgagtttagctcaattgACAGAAGCATTATAGAAACTGACGTTCGAATCCCGAACACCTCCCTTTATCTACATTAACTTATCcaaggtgaaatttttagccacttAACtacttgtttaaaaaaataaaaatttacatgTTGTATCCGGAATTGATTTTTAATCGACTTTTATTTTACTTGCATATAGTTGTAGCTTGTATTGAGATGAATACACAAGTGTAGTAAAAACCTAATTTTTACTCTCAAGATAATTTTTAAAGATGaacctataaaaaaaagttaagcaTACACCATCGTTTCGTTTGGTTCAAGTATATATCATATCCAACTATTTATGTATCGAAGTGTCGTATTCTCGTAGTTTCTTCACCAAACACCTCAAAAGGTATATACctgtttttaatattattttttacggTTTCCCCAATGTTAATTGTTCTTATTATCTCTGTATCTATAATAATCTATAATgtgaacaaaacagaacaaacaCGGCAATCTCAAAAGCAAACAATGAATAAaactgaaaacaaaaaataaataaataaaaaaagaagataaagtaACAATGGCATATAGATCAGAAAAGTACCTGAAATAGGATCCATTGGTGCAGCAGCTATAGAAACTCCCATTGCTTGAATTGCCACGAAAAGcacaacaaaaacacaaaaaatcccCACATTCACATTCACACCCATTTTAATATTTCCTTCCACAAACTCAGATCTCTAAAACACAACACAACTCAACTCAACTAGATCTATTTTGTTCTCACCCTTGAAAGTTGTAACACTTTTACTTATTGAATTGAAGTTAGCACAAAAAGCATAAAGTTGTTAGTGGTGGTTAGGTTGATATTCAACTCTGTCTGtcctataaatatataaatggtTTGTGTTGGATTTGGGTTAGATCCACTCACTCACTGtctctcattattttttttattggtttttcttttgataattgAATACTTTTTGGCTTTTTCTTGTGTATGCTACTATTGTCCCTTTCATGAATCACGGATAAAAGTTAAAGGTTATGTATATCATGGGAAGAACAGTAGTGAAAGAAAAGCATGAATTAATggacaaataaaaaatgaaataaatatgtAATGGAAGACACTACATAAATAAATGGAGTAATTGTCAgttatttattgtcaaaaaaaaaaaaggaattgtCAGTTATTATGACGTAAATTATTTGCTTATTGCTAGGAAGGGTAAGTTACTACTTAAACGGAATTAATTATCATGTGTTAATTACAATGTTACAAATTCAACAACTTGACTGtgatatgagtaaaaaaatgaGGATTAGTGTAACTAATTTGAAAAAAAGGAAACTACTAATTGAATTGTAacctgattttttttattttttttttaaatatggaTTGGAACATAGTagaagaaaatacaacaaagaAGAAACAATTTACCCAAAATGAAATTAAAGCTTTTAACATAAATTTCTGGAGTGGCTGACCTATTGAACAGTTTTTGGGGTGATCCCACCTCATATTATTCTTCACCCTTCTTTCTTTTTATGCTTTTCTAAGCTATAGAAAATTCTTTACTTACCTCTCTTATCTAAATCGAATAAACTAACAGGACCAGCAATGCAAGCAGATTCTGAAGTTCTCATACTCAAAAAATGGTAAAGTCTCGTGTCTGATGTGTACTCGATACCGATACTCATCCAATacacgtatcggagaagtatcgtaTTAGAGAAGTATcgataattaatattattttttaaaataaaatataaccaatACTTGTCAGATACTTCTCTGATACTCGTATCGGTCGAAAAAGTATCGGCATATCGGGCAATTAATTCTCTTTGATGATGAAAACGTGAGAGAGAAGACTGATACAATTCATATtttctcttaattattattgaatgttagaatatgatgttaccaactatgtctttattagtttttctcttTGTCATGACTTGAACTCTGGACCTCTAACttcttaacccttagctcaactagcttaaccaattgagctaccTATCCCACCactttttgggtagtacttaacttaatatATGTAGTTGTcacttattttcttattttgagtaatttgcatgttaatttttatcattatcgattttagttatgcttatatattgtgcatttatatatttagctttaactttaatttttaaataacgtatcccgACGTATCGTATcgggaattttgaaaattttcccgTATCGGTATCGTATCGGTATCATGTCACGTATCAGGACTTCATATCCCTTTGAGAGGGGATAATAAATTGTAGGTGAGTTCTACTCTACCGCGAAGATATTTACTCATCAACCAATAAGAATAAACCACATAAGAGAATTTGCGTGTGGTACTCACAACTAATTTGTACAAAACTTTTGGATTTTTATATGTGTATTTTCACATGATTTGTTCTTAGGGAGCTTCTACGTTATATTGAAATAATTCGAATGTCCTCGTACATTAAGTCGTTAAATCAATAACCTCCATCCATGTATTCCACAATCTCCATCTATTTTGTTAAATGGAGAATTTTCATTGGTCTACTATATTTCGTGATGCATTCGCAATTAGTTTCTTCGCTGTACATATCAATGCTCTAATTTCACATATGTTATTTGGGCACTTGTTGACTTGTTTAGCAACTAatcttataaaagaaaaaattcaatttattgtAAATACTATTAGATAACATGTTTTTGAGTACTATCATAGCTACTTTGACCTATTTTCATTGTATTTTATAGATTCAACGATCAAAGGATACTTGAGCAATCCAAGCTACTTCCTCCgactttatttataagca
Coding sequences within it:
- the LOC123899122 gene encoding uncharacterized protein LOC123899122, with the translated sequence MGVNVNVGIFCVFVVLFVAIQAMGVSIAAAPMDPISENKSIFGKKSIFRKKRPPSRSRPIDYTFKLPITPTSWPEGNGFAGGVLNLGGLQVSQASNFSKVWGAYDGGPENQGVSVYEPTGIPQGFSMLGSYSQPNNKPLFGYVLVAKDVSSSTTNKTLKPPVDYTLVSNTATKDSTLYIWLPIPPNGYKALGHVVTTTQDKPSLNKIMCVRSDLTDQCESSSWIWGSNNLNFYDVRPINRGTQAPGVRVGTFIAQNGGNTNPPSISCLKNLNAISKIMPNKKQIEAILQSYSPFLYLNSAEEYLPSSVNWFFSNGALLYKKGDESNPVPIAQNGTNLPQDPNTDGAYWLDLPANVANKERVKKGNLQSAESYVHVKPMYGGTFTDIAMWIFYPFNGPGRAKVEFVTVKFGRLGEHVGDWEHVTLRVSNLDGQLWQVFFSQHGSGQWIDSSQLEFQNDKRPVVYASYHGHAAYPHAGLVLLGKNGVGVRDDTDKGNNVMDMGKFVLVSADYLGSQVKEPAWLNFFRGWGPHVDYNVDDELKNAEKLLIGKLKDGFEKIIRGLPKEVFGEEGPTGPKAKINWSGDEF